The following are encoded in a window of Thermodesulfobacterium geofontis OPF15 genomic DNA:
- a CDS encoding class I adenylate-forming enzyme family protein — protein MYTYDVEYFKRLFEKNFLYIRTFMRNVERYKNRIALIDAEKDKKWSYEALNSEVNKLAYALIESGIKPGDVIVYQLMNLPEFAFIYLASQKIGAINCPINYRLSPGETAYILDDSKPYVFIFQASLGEKVKNALEIAQHKPKVLIYVEDGKCDLGISYTEFIKDKPLSEPPEPSYDAWAEVTRLYTSGTTGRPKGIPFNNVNEVLSCLDVIIYLGLNKEDILFNLSPWFHRGGIHLGGPGPGLFLGAAIVAMKTFSPKRALEVIEKYKVTFTVGVPSMYKLLIEEQKKFSYNIKSLRGALSMGAPLDKSLCIEMKEILTPNIFNGYGTSETFLNTLLIPEDLPEKAGTAGRNITFFADVRVVKVYPDKFAEPEELVERNNQEVGEVIMRSLTGPYDYYNKPQERAKRVYKDWFYCGDLATWDEEGYLTIVSRKDDMIIVGGENIYPVQIEEAIQEHPKVLQCAVVGVPDELRGQAIVAYVVKKDESLTLEELKEFISKHPMIPPHKRPRYWAFVDELPMTATGKKQHYKLREKVLEDLKKGLLMR, from the coding sequence ATGTACACCTATGATGTTGAATATTTTAAGAGACTTTTCGAAAAGAACTTCCTTTATATCAGAACTTTTATGAGAAATGTAGAAAGATATAAAAATAGAATTGCTCTAATTGATGCAGAAAAAGATAAAAAATGGAGTTATGAAGCTTTAAATTCTGAGGTTAACAAACTTGCCTATGCTTTAATTGAAAGTGGAATAAAACCTGGTGATGTGATAGTTTATCAATTAATGAATTTACCTGAATTTGCCTTTATTTATTTAGCTTCCCAAAAAATAGGAGCTATAAATTGTCCCATAAATTATAGACTTTCTCCAGGAGAGACTGCTTATATTTTAGACGATTCAAAACCTTATGTATTTATTTTTCAAGCTTCCTTAGGTGAAAAAGTTAAAAATGCCTTAGAAATAGCTCAACATAAACCGAAAGTATTAATATATGTAGAAGATGGAAAATGTGATTTGGGAATTTCTTACACTGAGTTTATTAAAGATAAGCCCTTATCTGAACCACCTGAGCCTTCTTATGATGCATGGGCTGAAGTTACAAGACTTTACACCTCAGGAACAACAGGAAGACCTAAAGGAATCCCATTTAATAATGTTAATGAAGTATTAAGTTGTTTGGATGTAATTATTTATTTAGGATTAAATAAAGAAGATATTCTTTTCAATCTTTCTCCTTGGTTTCATAGAGGTGGCATCCATTTAGGTGGACCTGGTCCAGGTTTATTCTTAGGAGCTGCAATTGTAGCTATGAAAACCTTTTCTCCTAAAAGGGCTTTAGAAGTCATAGAAAAATATAAAGTTACTTTTACTGTAGGAGTCCCAAGTATGTATAAACTATTAATAGAAGAACAAAAGAAATTTTCTTATAATATAAAATCTCTTAGGGGCGCCTTAAGTATGGGAGCTCCTCTTGATAAAAGTCTTTGTATAGAGATGAAAGAAATTTTAACACCTAATATTTTTAATGGCTACGGAACCTCAGAAACCTTTTTAAATACTTTACTTATACCAGAGGATTTACCTGAAAAAGCAGGAACTGCAGGAAGAAATATAACCTTTTTTGCTGATGTAAGAGTAGTAAAAGTTTATCCAGATAAATTCGCAGAACCTGAAGAATTAGTAGAAAGAAACAATCAGGAAGTAGGAGAAGTAATTATGAGAAGTTTAACAGGACCTTATGATTACTATAATAAACCTCAAGAAAGAGCAAAAAGAGTTTATAAAGATTGGTTTTATTGTGGTGATCTGGCTACTTGGGATGAAGAGGGATACCTTACCATAGTTTCAAGAAAAGATGATATGATAATTGTGGGAGGTGAAAATATATATCCTGTACAAATTGAAGAAGCTATTCAAGAACATCCTAAGGTACTTCAGTGTGCTGTTGTAGGTGTGCCTGATGAATTGAGAGGACAAGCTATAGTTGCTTATGTGGTCAAAAAAGACGAATCTCTAACTTTAGAGGAACTTAAAGAATTTATTAGTAAACATCCTATGATTCCACCTCATAAAAGACCTCGCTATTGGGCATTTGTTGATGAACTTCCAATGACTGCAACAGGAAAAAAACAACATTATAAACTTAGAGAAAAGGTTTTAGAAGATCTTAAAAAGGGTCTTTTAATGCGCTAA